In Thamnophis elegans isolate rThaEle1 chromosome 4, rThaEle1.pri, whole genome shotgun sequence, the following proteins share a genomic window:
- the EMC6 gene encoding ER membrane protein complex subunit 6: protein MAAVVAKREGPQFISEAAVRGNAAILDYCRTSVSALSGATAGILGLNGLYGFIFYFLASVLLSVLLVLKAGRRWNKYFKSRRPLFTGGLIGGLFTYILFWTFLYGMVHVY, encoded by the coding sequence ATGGCCGCCGTGGTGGCCAAGCGCGAAGGCCCCCAATTCATCAGCGAAGCCGCCGTCCGGGGAAACGCAGCCATCCTGGATTATTGCAGGACGTCCGTCTCCGCGCTCTCGGGAGCCACCGCCGGCATCCTTGGCCTCAACGGCCTCTACGGCTTCATCTTCTACTTCCTGGCCTCCGTCTTACTCTCAGTGCTTCTGGTGCTAAAAGCCGGACGGCGAtggaacaaatattttaaatcccGAAGGCCTCTCTTCACCGGGGGACTGATCGGGGGTTTAttcacatatattctcttctggaCTTTCCTCTATGGCATGGTGCACGTttactag